A single Crateriforma conspicua DNA region contains:
- a CDS encoding 3-keto-disaccharide hydrolase encodes MSSFCCGSAFAGDWVTLFDGKSLDGWKPSRDNTQFALSEGVIVGTSSSQTQFLQTVESYGDFELELEVKLHDTDLNSGIQIRTQLTRTGDNGKVRASVHGPQVDIGRSPGRSGHIFNQGNGAWITPKEDLIRNEAMVNGHWNKLRVLAKGPRIQTWINGKQVGDVTDSEAYAKYPSGVIALQVHGVKKSPEKARHVSFRSIRVRRLEKK; translated from the coding sequence GTGAGCTCGTTTTGCTGTGGCTCCGCCTTCGCTGGTGATTGGGTGACCTTGTTCGATGGCAAGAGCCTCGACGGTTGGAAACCATCACGTGACAACACACAGTTCGCGTTGTCAGAAGGAGTCATTGTTGGCACCAGCTCCAGCCAGACTCAGTTCTTGCAGACCGTTGAATCCTACGGTGACTTTGAACTCGAATTGGAAGTCAAACTTCACGACACGGACCTTAATTCGGGCATTCAAATTCGGACTCAACTCACGCGCACGGGCGATAACGGAAAAGTTCGTGCGTCCGTTCACGGCCCGCAAGTCGATATCGGACGATCGCCTGGACGGAGTGGCCACATCTTTAACCAGGGGAATGGCGCATGGATCACGCCGAAAGAAGATCTGATCCGCAATGAAGCGATGGTGAACGGCCACTGGAACAAACTTCGAGTCTTGGCCAAAGGGCCGCGAATTCAAACATGGATCAATGGCAAACAGGTGGGGGATGTCACGGATTCCGAAGCCTACGCAAAGTATCCCTCGGGTGTGATCGCACTGCAGGTCCACGGCGTCAAGAAGTCACCGGAGAAAGCACGACACGTTTCGTTTCGGTCGATTCGCGTCCGTCGACTCGAGAAGAAAT